TTTATGGCAAGCTTGGATTTCGCGAAGTGCGAAGAGAAGCTAATTATTTGGTTCTTCGTCGAGGTAATAGCATAATTAACTTTTATGGCGGCAGTCCTAGCGTCGTCAATCACTCGCATTTTTCTGCTTTTCCTCCAAATACACCGCGTGGTTTTGGCGTAGAAATCGTTTTTCCCGTTGAGGAAATTGATAGCTATTACGAGCAGCTTAAGTCAAATGTGGTGGAAATAGTTGCCGATTTAAAAGTTCGGCCATGGGGCAAGAAGGATTTTCGGATAGTAGATCCCTTTGGTTTTTATATAAGGGTTACTGAGCGCTATGACATGTTGAGACAGGAAGGGATTTAAAAGGGCGTTGTGAAACTAATATCCTGGAACGTAAATGGATTGCGGGCGATCTTTGGCAAGGGGTTTAATGACTTTCTTGAAAAAGAGGGGCCAGATATTTTGTGTATTCAGGAGACTAAGATTGGCCAGTCTCAGGAACAAGAGTGGCCTGAT
Above is a window of Deltaproteobacteria bacterium DNA encoding:
- a CDS encoding VOC family protein, with translation MVGLCTDIFVELHVPDFVAAIDFYGKLGFREVRREANYLVLRRGNSIINFYGGSPSVVNHSHFSAFPPNTPRGFGVEIVFPVEEIDSYYEQLKSNVVEIVADLKVRPWGKKDFRIVDPFGFYIRVTERYDMLRQEGI